A genomic window from Nocardioides sp. BP30 includes:
- a CDS encoding glycosyltransferase family 87 protein yields MAGVVAPAHEDRVVETLSESIGGPVGEHAGRHRWWTPVRVLLLLTAIVMALGMVQKSSCYSQTWSGGNTRYTHMCYSDLPYLYTGRGFAELKWPYSGDATTRARYEVMEYPVGIAYWAWGTAYVTHWLAGSPDLSPRAALSTDKLWGEDDVLHEIRLYVSVNTIGFAVVALLACWLIAGVNRRRPWDAAAFALSPALLLTGMINWDLLAVGFVAGALWAWSRDRPVLTGVMIGLGTATKLYPLFLLGGLLVICWRRRRWPDLIMAAGSAVIAWVVFNMPALLSGVAQWKVFWSFNSTRGADLGSLWLVAQQVTGHTFSAHTINVWSWLLFGGWCLAVLVLGLLAPRTPRFAQLGFLIVAGFLLVNKVYSPQYVLWLLPLAVLARPRWRDQLIWQATEVLYFAGVWWYLGGLFTAGGGDDQPFYWLVVVIRVLGELYLVGIVARDVLSPRHDPVVLTEAADEERAAQSTMISSNVVVV; encoded by the coding sequence ATGGCTGGCGTCGTCGCACCCGCGCACGAGGACCGCGTCGTCGAGACGCTCAGTGAGTCCATCGGCGGACCGGTCGGCGAGCACGCCGGCCGGCACCGCTGGTGGACCCCCGTGCGGGTGCTGCTGCTGCTGACCGCCATCGTGATGGCGCTCGGCATGGTGCAGAAGAGCTCCTGCTACAGCCAGACCTGGTCCGGCGGGAACACCCGCTACACCCACATGTGCTACTCCGACCTGCCCTACCTCTACACCGGGCGCGGCTTCGCCGAGCTCAAGTGGCCCTACAGCGGCGACGCCACCACCCGCGCGCGCTACGAGGTGATGGAGTATCCGGTCGGGATCGCCTACTGGGCGTGGGGCACGGCGTACGTCACCCACTGGCTGGCAGGGTCGCCCGACCTGAGCCCGCGCGCGGCCCTGTCCACCGACAAGCTCTGGGGCGAGGACGATGTGCTGCACGAGATCCGGCTCTACGTCTCGGTCAACACCATCGGCTTCGCCGTCGTCGCCCTGCTGGCCTGCTGGCTGATCGCCGGCGTCAACCGCCGACGACCCTGGGACGCTGCCGCGTTCGCCCTCTCGCCGGCGCTGCTGCTCACCGGGATGATCAACTGGGACCTGCTCGCCGTCGGGTTCGTCGCCGGTGCGCTGTGGGCGTGGTCGCGCGACCGGCCGGTCCTGACCGGCGTGATGATCGGGCTCGGTACGGCGACCAAGCTCTACCCGCTCTTCCTGCTCGGCGGCCTGCTCGTCATCTGCTGGCGCCGGCGACGCTGGCCCGACCTCATCATGGCGGCCGGCTCGGCGGTGATCGCCTGGGTCGTGTTCAACATGCCGGCGCTGCTCAGCGGCGTCGCGCAGTGGAAGGTCTTCTGGTCGTTCAACAGCACCCGCGGCGCCGACCTCGGCTCCCTGTGGCTGGTCGCGCAGCAGGTCACCGGCCACACCTTCAGCGCGCACACGATCAACGTCTGGTCCTGGCTGCTCTTCGGCGGTTGGTGCCTGGCCGTCCTGGTGCTCGGCCTGCTCGCGCCGCGGACGCCGCGCTTCGCCCAGCTCGGGTTCCTGATCGTCGCCGGCTTCCTGCTGGTCAACAAGGTCTACTCACCGCAGTACGTGCTGTGGCTGCTGCCCCTCGCGGTGCTGGCGCGGCCGCGCTGGCGCGACCAGCTGATCTGGCAGGCCACCGAGGTGCTCTACTTCGCCGGCGTGTGGTGGTACCTGGGCGGCCTGTTCACCGCCGGCGGGGGTGACGACCAGCCGTTCTACTGGCTGGTCGTGGTGATCCGCGTCCTCGGCGAGCTGTATCTCGTCGGCATCGTGGCGCGCGACGTGCTCTCGCCCCGGCACGACCCGGTCGTGCTCACCGAGGCGGCCGACGAGGAGCGTGCGGCTCAGTCGACGATGATCTCGTCGAACGTCGTGGTGGTGTAG
- a CDS encoding transglycosylase domain-containing protein → MSGTSPSGGKRRMPSSSGTPAQRRPGTGGKPGGRPKKPLTRKQKVRRALKWFLLVCLAGVVVIAGLAVLAYNTTSIPDPNAEFKTQTSYIYYADGKNKIGQFALQNRDSISYDEMPQNLKDAVVAAEDRTFWTNHGIDPKGILRAAFSNAKGNSTQGASTITQQYVKVLYLNQERTYKRKIKEAILSLKIQRQLSKKQILEGYLNTIYFGRGAYGVQAAAEAYFDIPASKLNLRQSAVIASVLNNPTQYDPANGAVHKAALQRRYAYVLAGMASAGDITDAEATKAAAKLPKFPQQHASNTYGGQKGHALTLVKNELLKLGFTDAQIQGGGLRVTTTLTKKAMDAAANGVAQAKPAGFSDKQLHIGVATIQPGTGALLGFYGGQDYLQSQIDWAATGGMAGSTMKAVTLATALEAGFSLNSTFDGNSPYTFPGGLEVHNEGEQAGEANGHSYGSRVNAIYALQQSINTAFVDMSHSIPNGPKKIYQNALKMGLTPEQANPDYPGIPSTTKDLQSSDSLITLGKAAASPINLANTYATIAAGGKRADVHVINKVTDQNGTVLYRYKNHTDQAIPQDVSDDVSYALQQVVKGGTGKAALALGRPAAGKTGTATAPNASGGGTHVSSAWFVGYTPQAATAVMYIRGNGREALDGWLPSYFGADYPARTWTAVMQADMDGLPIEQFPPRANVTGTPPDTSHAPVPTYTPHPKPTRTPKPTKTKTPKSTPSPTHQVQPSPPTSSQAPPSGGSTCGVLGCGPQTSSPPSATATAGP, encoded by the coding sequence GTGAGTGGTACCTCGCCCAGTGGCGGTAAGCGACGGATGCCGTCGTCCTCCGGCACCCCCGCACAGCGCCGCCCCGGCACCGGTGGCAAGCCTGGCGGCCGTCCGAAGAAGCCGCTGACCCGCAAGCAGAAGGTCCGCCGCGCCCTGAAGTGGTTCCTGCTGGTCTGCCTGGCCGGCGTGGTCGTCATCGCGGGTCTCGCGGTGCTGGCGTACAACACCACGTCGATCCCGGACCCGAACGCGGAGTTCAAGACCCAGACGTCGTACATCTACTACGCGGACGGCAAGAACAAGATCGGCCAGTTCGCGTTGCAGAACCGCGACTCCATCTCCTACGACGAGATGCCGCAGAACCTCAAGGACGCCGTGGTCGCCGCCGAGGACCGGACGTTCTGGACCAACCACGGCATCGACCCCAAGGGCATCCTGCGCGCCGCGTTCAGCAACGCCAAGGGCAACTCCACCCAGGGTGCCTCCACGATCACCCAGCAGTACGTCAAGGTGCTCTACCTGAACCAGGAGCGCACCTACAAGCGCAAGATCAAGGAAGCGATCCTCTCGCTCAAGATCCAGCGCCAGCTGAGCAAGAAGCAGATCCTCGAGGGCTACCTGAACACGATCTACTTCGGGCGGGGCGCGTACGGCGTCCAGGCGGCCGCTGAGGCCTACTTCGACATCCCGGCCAGCAAGCTCAACCTGCGCCAGTCGGCGGTGATCGCCTCGGTGCTGAACAACCCGACCCAGTACGACCCGGCGAACGGCGCGGTCCACAAGGCGGCGCTGCAGCGCCGCTACGCCTACGTCCTGGCCGGGATGGCCAGCGCCGGCGACATCACCGACGCCGAGGCGACCAAGGCGGCCGCGAAGCTGCCGAAGTTCCCCCAGCAGCACGCCTCCAACACCTACGGCGGCCAGAAGGGCCACGCTCTGACGCTGGTCAAGAACGAGTTGCTGAAGCTGGGCTTCACCGACGCCCAGATCCAGGGCGGCGGGCTGCGGGTGACCACCACGCTGACCAAGAAGGCGATGGACGCCGCCGCCAACGGCGTCGCCCAGGCCAAGCCCGCCGGGTTCAGCGACAAGCAGCTGCACATCGGCGTCGCGACCATCCAGCCCGGCACCGGCGCCCTGCTCGGCTTCTACGGCGGTCAGGACTACCTCCAGTCGCAGATCGACTGGGCCGCCACCGGCGGCATGGCCGGATCGACGATGAAGGCGGTCACGCTGGCCACCGCCCTGGAGGCCGGCTTCTCGCTCAACTCCACCTTCGACGGCAACTCGCCGTACACCTTCCCCGGCGGTCTCGAGGTGCACAACGAGGGCGAGCAGGCCGGTGAGGCCAACGGTCACAGCTACGGCTCGCGGGTGAACGCCATCTATGCGCTGCAGCAGTCGATCAACACCGCGTTCGTGGACATGTCGCACTCCATCCCCAACGGGCCGAAGAAGATCTACCAGAACGCCCTGAAGATGGGACTCACACCGGAGCAGGCCAACCCCGACTATCCGGGCATCCCCTCGACCACCAAGGACCTCCAGTCCTCGGACTCGCTGATCACGCTCGGCAAGGCCGCCGCCAGCCCGATCAACCTGGCGAACACCTACGCGACCATTGCGGCGGGCGGCAAGCGCGCCGACGTGCACGTGATCAACAAGGTGACCGACCAGAACGGCACCGTGCTGTACAGGTACAAGAACCACACCGACCAGGCGATCCCCCAGGACGTCTCCGACGACGTCTCCTACGCCCTGCAGCAGGTGGTCAAGGGCGGCACCGGCAAGGCGGCACTCGCGCTCGGTCGCCCCGCCGCCGGCAAGACCGGTACGGCGACGGCCCCCAACGCCAGCGGTGGTGGCACCCACGTCTCCTCGGCCTGGTTCGTCGGCTACACGCCTCAGGCGGCGACGGCGGTGATGTACATCCGTGGCAACGGCCGCGAGGCCCTCGACGGCTGGCTGCCGTCGTACTTCGGTGCCGACTACCCGGCCCGGACGTGGACAGCGGTGATGCAGGCCGACATGGACGGCCTGCCGATCGAGCAGTTCCCGCCGCGCGCCAACGTCACCGGGACCCCGCCGGACACCAGCCACGCGCCGGTTCCGACGTACACGCCCCATCCGAAGCCGACCCGGACGCCCAAGCCGACCAAGACCAAGACGCCGAAGTCGACCCCGAGCCCGACGCACCAGGTGCAGCCCTCGCCGCCGACCTCGAGCCAGGCACCGCCGTCGGGTGGGAGCACCTGTGGCGTGCTGGGGTGCGGTCCGCAGACCTCCTCGCCGCCGAGCGCGACGGCGACCGCCGGTCCCTAG
- a CDS encoding PadR family transcriptional regulator: MTRRAETIELAVLGLLHEGPMHGYELRKRLNLMLGWGRVLSYGSLYPTLKKMLRAHLIEESTTSVTPVTRRPRIVYQVTEPGHREFERLMSEVGPTAWEDDNFDIRFAFFGRTDMEIRLRVLEGRRSRLQERLDRVQRELSLTQKEVDQYAGELQRHGVESVEREVRWLSGLIDAERNPASGLAGAEVTTTERKEP, encoded by the coding sequence ATGACACGTCGGGCAGAGACCATCGAGCTGGCAGTCCTCGGGCTGCTGCACGAGGGTCCTATGCACGGCTACGAGCTGCGCAAGCGGCTCAATCTGATGCTCGGATGGGGTCGGGTGCTGTCCTACGGCTCGCTCTACCCCACTCTCAAGAAGATGCTGCGTGCGCACCTGATCGAGGAGTCGACCACGTCGGTCACCCCGGTCACGCGCCGCCCGCGGATCGTCTATCAGGTGACCGAACCAGGTCATCGGGAGTTCGAGCGGCTCATGTCGGAGGTCGGTCCCACCGCCTGGGAGGACGACAACTTCGACATCCGCTTCGCCTTCTTCGGTCGCACCGACATGGAGATCCGGCTGCGAGTCCTCGAGGGCCGCCGCAGCCGCCTCCAGGAGCGACTCGATCGCGTCCAGCGCGAGCTGTCGCTGACGCAGAAGGAAGTCGACCAGTACGCCGGGGAGCTCCAGCGCCACGGTGTCGAGTCGGTGGAGCGGGAGGTGCGATGGCTCTCCGGACTCATCGACGCCGAGCGAAATCCCGCCTCAGGTCTTGCAGGTGCGGAAGTGACCACCACAGAAAGGAAGGAGCCCTGA
- a CDS encoding inositol-3-phosphate synthase: protein MGSVRVAIVGVGNCASSLVQGVEYYKDADPAGTVPGLMHVKFGDYHVSDVKFVAAFDVDDKKVGKDLSEAINASENNTIKITDVPTLGVEVERGPTLDGLGKYYRQTIEESAAEPVDIVKALKDAEVDVLVSYLPVGSEEADKFYAQCAIDAKVAFVNALPVFIASDPVWAKKFEDAGVPIVGDDIKSQVGATITHRVMSKLFEDRGVRLDRTYQLNVGGNMDFKNMLERERLESKKVSKTQAVTSNLTGPLAGLKDDRNVHIGPSDYVAWLDDRKWAYVRLEGTTFGDVPLNLEYKLEVWDSPNSAGIIIDACRAAKIAKDRGIGGPVIAASAYLMKSPPVQIEDTEGRALLEKFIAGE, encoded by the coding sequence ATGGGTTCGGTTCGCGTAGCAATCGTGGGGGTCGGCAACTGCGCCAGCTCCCTCGTGCAGGGTGTCGAGTACTACAAGGACGCCGACCCGGCGGGCACTGTCCCCGGTCTCATGCACGTCAAGTTCGGCGACTACCACGTCTCCGACGTGAAGTTCGTCGCGGCGTTCGACGTCGACGACAAGAAGGTCGGCAAGGACCTGTCCGAGGCGATCAACGCCTCGGAGAACAACACCATCAAGATCACCGACGTCCCCACGCTCGGTGTCGAGGTCGAGCGCGGCCCGACGCTCGACGGCCTGGGCAAGTACTACCGCCAGACGATCGAGGAGTCGGCCGCCGAGCCGGTCGACATCGTCAAGGCGCTCAAGGACGCCGAGGTCGACGTCCTCGTCTCCTACCTCCCGGTGGGCTCGGAGGAGGCCGACAAGTTCTACGCGCAGTGCGCCATCGACGCGAAGGTCGCCTTCGTCAACGCGCTGCCGGTCTTCATCGCCTCCGACCCGGTCTGGGCGAAGAAGTTCGAGGACGCCGGTGTCCCGATCGTCGGCGACGACATCAAGTCGCAGGTCGGCGCCACCATCACCCACCGCGTGATGTCGAAGCTGTTCGAGGACCGCGGCGTCCGGCTGGACCGCACCTACCAGCTGAACGTCGGCGGCAACATGGACTTCAAGAACATGCTCGAGCGCGAGCGGCTGGAGTCCAAGAAGGTCTCCAAGACCCAGGCCGTCACGTCGAACCTGACCGGCCCGCTGGCCGGCCTCAAGGACGACCGCAACGTGCACATCGGCCCGTCCGACTACGTCGCGTGGCTCGACGACCGCAAGTGGGCCTACGTGCGCCTCGAGGGCACCACGTTCGGTGACGTGCCGCTGAACCTGGAGTACAAGCTCGAGGTGTGGGACTCCCCGAACAGCGCCGGCATCATCATCGACGCCTGCCGCGCGGCGAAGATCGCCAAGGACCGCGGCATCGGCGGCCCGGTCATCGCGGCCTCGGCCTACCTGATGAAGAGCCCGCCGGTCCAGATCGAGGACACCGAGGGTCGCGCCCTGCTGGAGAAGTTCATCGCCGGCGAGTGA
- a CDS encoding SRPBCC family protein has translation MSDLTAAVTIAAPPAAVWALVTDVERMAEWSPQVRRSFVAGRPVRLGTRFLNINRDGWKHWPTSAKVVRFSPHEDFAFRITENRTVWSFRLEPSADGGTVLTQARETPDGIAPISTALVNAVLGGQRHFTDCLRTGMAQTLQRIKAAAES, from the coding sequence ATGAGCGACCTCACTGCCGCCGTCACCATCGCCGCCCCGCCTGCCGCCGTGTGGGCGCTGGTCACCGACGTGGAGCGGATGGCCGAGTGGAGCCCGCAGGTCAGGCGCTCCTTCGTGGCAGGGCGTCCGGTCCGGCTGGGCACCCGCTTCCTCAACATCAACCGTGACGGCTGGAAGCACTGGCCGACCTCGGCGAAGGTGGTGCGCTTCTCGCCCCACGAGGACTTCGCGTTCCGGATCACCGAGAACCGGACGGTGTGGTCCTTCCGGCTCGAGCCCAGTGCCGACGGCGGCACCGTGCTGACCCAGGCGCGTGAGACGCCGGACGGCATCGCGCCGATCTCGACGGCGCTGGTCAACGCTGTGCTGGGTGGTCAGCGGCACTTCACCGACTGCCTGCGCACCGGGATGGCCCAGACGCTGCAGCGGATCAAGGCTGCCGCGGAGAGCTGA
- a CDS encoding CCA tRNA nucleotidyltransferase: protein MSDPTLAPLSIVEVQRAVDAELDRLAGVLEPLGELFASAGHELALVGGPVRDAMLGRPVNDLDFTTSAHPDETERLLKRWSRATWDMGREFGTIGARKDEWVVEITTYRSEAYDPDSRKPTVEYGTSLAGDLGRRDFTVNAMAVRLAGPGGVERRVEDPYGGVVDLANRVLRTPGLPEDSFSDDPLRMMRAARFAAQLGFTVAPEVVAAMTAMAGRISIISAERVRDELVKLICAPHPRRGLALLVETGLAELVLPELPALRLEADEHHRHKDVYEHSLTVLDQAIGLESRLPGGGPDFVSRFAALMHDVGKPKTRRFVEGGVVTFHHHDVVGAKLTRKRMRALRFSNEETDAVCRLIELHLRFHGYGSGEWTDSAVRRYVRDAGDQLERLHILTRADCTTRNRRKAERLARTYDALEERIERLSEEEELAAMRPALNGEQIMALLDLKPGPAVGAAYRFLLEVRMDEGVLSEEEAAVRLRAWWATRE, encoded by the coding sequence GTGTCCGATCCCACGCTCGCCCCCCTCTCCATCGTCGAGGTGCAGCGAGCGGTGGACGCCGAGCTGGACCGGTTGGCCGGTGTGCTCGAGCCGCTGGGCGAGCTCTTCGCCTCCGCCGGCCACGAGCTGGCGTTGGTGGGCGGCCCCGTGCGCGACGCCATGCTCGGCCGACCGGTGAACGACCTGGACTTCACCACCTCGGCCCACCCGGACGAGACCGAGCGGCTCCTGAAGCGGTGGTCCCGGGCGACCTGGGACATGGGCCGGGAGTTCGGCACCATCGGGGCCCGCAAGGACGAGTGGGTGGTGGAGATCACCACCTACCGCTCCGAGGCCTACGACCCCGACTCCCGCAAGCCGACCGTCGAGTACGGCACGTCGCTGGCCGGTGACCTCGGCCGCCGCGACTTCACCGTCAACGCGATGGCGGTGCGGCTGGCCGGTCCCGGGGGGGTCGAGCGGCGGGTGGAGGACCCGTACGGCGGGGTCGTGGACCTCGCGAACCGGGTCCTGCGTACGCCGGGCCTGCCGGAGGACTCCTTCTCCGACGATCCGCTGCGGATGATGCGAGCCGCCCGCTTCGCCGCCCAGCTCGGCTTCACCGTGGCACCGGAGGTGGTGGCGGCGATGACGGCGATGGCGGGCCGGATCTCGATCATCTCCGCGGAGCGCGTCCGCGACGAGCTGGTCAAGCTGATCTGCGCCCCGCACCCGCGGCGAGGTCTCGCGCTGCTCGTCGAGACCGGCCTGGCAGAGCTGGTGCTGCCCGAGCTGCCGGCGCTGCGGCTGGAGGCCGACGAGCACCACCGGCACAAGGACGTCTACGAGCACAGCCTGACGGTGCTGGACCAGGCGATCGGCCTGGAGTCGCGGCTGCCCGGGGGAGGGCCCGACTTCGTGTCCCGCTTCGCCGCGCTGATGCACGATGTCGGCAAGCCGAAGACCCGTCGGTTCGTCGAGGGCGGCGTGGTCACGTTCCATCACCACGACGTGGTGGGCGCCAAGCTCACCCGCAAGCGGATGCGGGCGCTGCGGTTCTCCAACGAGGAGACCGACGCCGTCTGTCGGCTGATCGAGCTGCACCTGCGGTTCCACGGCTACGGCAGCGGCGAGTGGACCGACTCCGCCGTACGTCGTTACGTCCGCGACGCCGGCGATCAGCTGGAGCGGCTGCACATCCTCACCCGCGCCGACTGCACCACCCGCAACCGGCGCAAGGCGGAGCGGCTGGCACGGACCTACGACGCGCTCGAGGAGCGCATCGAGCGGCTCTCCGAGGAGGAGGAGCTGGCGGCGATGCGCCCGGCCCTCAACGGCGAGCAGATCATGGCGCTGCTGGATCTCAAGCCCGGACCGGCGGTCGGCGCGGCGTACCGGTTCCTGCTCGAGGTCCGGATGGACGAGGGTGTCCTCTCCGAGGAGGAGGCCGCCGTGAGACTGCGTGCATGGTGGGCTACTCGAGAGTAG
- a CDS encoding DUF6049 family protein: MPARRTVPAWAPATTVVTLLIAVLTGLVALPATAVSAPTARAGRTAAAAKAAKAATTRPDPLGVTITSLTPSTLKTDPTKGTVRVSGTITNDDDQTWQDINVHAFIGSTPLTTETELTEASLSDPTQDVGQRITTYGDFQTIAELAPGQSYSYSLAIPRGDLVDSADRPITAPGVYWFGVQVLGTDSDGRDSTADGRARTFLPLVGATKKKQSPEKTAIVVPLRQRVLRQPDGTLAAPENWVRRLSTGGRLDNLLTFGTDHPVSWLVDPAVIDAIAQLADGNPPRSIAATDGSATTGEPSAGATAHQSGAERAAADDAADLAKAWLARLLATLRSSQAVYALPYGDLDLAAAARHDPALYAVARQRSTQALTARGITNVVPVDAPIDGYLEASALDVGDSAPKLLLTDQAISGTVPAVASISGRTVVTTSSLVAAGGPPPGDQLGLIPVRQELLAQSALRLGTDDPVIAVLPADWSAAGDSNGFFEGLRKKWLQPTTIDGAALSSVAQEVPLSRLRYPDAELEHELPAHTFAAVDGLRRAGSVLQSVLSHNDVVATTVLDDALTSASYTARGGSGGAAAERSREAIDAQLQMVTVEAPPSVTLASDRGKFNATVVNGLDQDITVRVRAVADNGMAISVPRKLQIPANGRAGVLLTAKATSNGVHTVILELTDGAGSPLGSQTRFPIRTAQVSRIIWLFIGCGLGLLFAAIVVRLVRRVRAGARAERHDDDDPTASASAEAHAPMEPR, encoded by the coding sequence ATGCCCGCTCGCCGTACCGTCCCTGCGTGGGCTCCGGCGACGACCGTCGTCACGCTCCTGATCGCCGTCCTGACCGGTCTCGTCGCACTGCCGGCGACCGCCGTGAGCGCCCCGACGGCCCGGGCCGGACGCACCGCCGCGGCGGCGAAGGCCGCGAAGGCGGCGACCACGAGACCGGACCCGCTCGGGGTGACGATCACCAGCCTCACCCCCTCGACGCTGAAGACCGATCCGACCAAGGGCACGGTGCGCGTCTCGGGCACGATCACCAACGACGACGACCAGACCTGGCAGGACATCAACGTCCACGCCTTCATCGGCAGCACCCCGCTGACCACCGAGACCGAGCTCACCGAGGCCTCGCTCTCCGATCCCACCCAGGACGTGGGCCAGCGCATCACCACGTACGGCGACTTCCAGACGATCGCCGAGCTCGCCCCCGGGCAGAGCTACTCCTACTCGCTGGCCATCCCGCGCGGCGACCTCGTCGACAGCGCCGACCGTCCCATCACCGCCCCCGGCGTGTACTGGTTCGGCGTGCAGGTGCTCGGCACCGACAGCGATGGACGCGACAGCACCGCCGACGGCCGCGCCCGGACGTTCCTGCCGCTGGTGGGGGCGACCAAGAAGAAGCAGTCCCCGGAGAAGACCGCCATTGTCGTACCGCTGCGGCAGCGGGTGCTGCGCCAGCCCGACGGCACCCTGGCGGCGCCCGAGAACTGGGTGCGGCGGCTCTCCACCGGCGGCAGGCTCGACAACCTGCTCACCTTCGGCACCGACCACCCGGTCTCGTGGCTGGTCGATCCAGCGGTCATCGACGCCATCGCCCAGCTCGCCGACGGCAATCCGCCACGCAGCATCGCTGCGACCGACGGCAGCGCCACCACCGGCGAGCCGTCGGCCGGCGCCACCGCCCACCAGAGCGGTGCCGAGCGAGCCGCCGCCGACGACGCGGCCGACCTCGCCAAGGCGTGGCTGGCTCGACTGCTCGCCACGCTGCGGAGCAGTCAGGCCGTCTACGCCCTCCCGTACGGCGACCTCGACCTGGCTGCCGCGGCGCGACACGATCCGGCCCTGTACGCCGTCGCTCGCCAGCGCAGCACCCAGGCGCTGACGGCGCGCGGCATCACCAACGTCGTCCCCGTCGACGCCCCGATCGACGGCTACCTCGAGGCCAGTGCGCTCGATGTCGGCGACAGCGCGCCGAAGCTGCTCCTCACCGACCAGGCCATCAGCGGCACCGTGCCCGCCGTCGCCAGCATCAGCGGTCGCACCGTCGTCACCACCTCCTCCCTCGTCGCAGCCGGCGGGCCGCCCCCCGGAGACCAGCTCGGCCTGATCCCGGTCCGTCAGGAGCTGCTGGCGCAGTCGGCGCTGCGTCTGGGCACCGACGACCCGGTCATCGCCGTACTCCCCGCGGACTGGAGCGCCGCCGGGGACAGCAACGGCTTCTTCGAGGGTTTGCGCAAGAAGTGGCTGCAGCCGACGACGATCGACGGTGCGGCACTCTCCTCGGTCGCGCAGGAGGTCCCGCTGAGCAGGCTGCGCTATCCCGATGCGGAGCTCGAGCACGAGCTGCCGGCACACACGTTCGCGGCGGTCGACGGGTTGCGGCGAGCGGGCAGCGTCCTGCAGAGCGTGCTCAGCCACAACGACGTCGTCGCCACCACCGTCCTCGACGATGCGCTGACGAGCGCCTCCTACACGGCGCGGGGCGGCAGCGGTGGCGCCGCCGCGGAGCGCAGCCGGGAGGCGATCGACGCCCAGTTGCAGATGGTCACCGTGGAGGCCCCGCCATCGGTGACCCTGGCCAGCGACCGCGGGAAGTTCAACGCGACGGTGGTCAACGGCCTCGACCAGGACATCACCGTCAGGGTGCGCGCGGTGGCCGACAACGGGATGGCGATCTCGGTCCCCCGAAAGCTGCAGATCCCGGCCAACGGACGCGCTGGGGTGCTGCTGACGGCGAAGGCGACCAGCAACGGCGTGCACACCGTCATCCTGGAGCTCACCGACGGCGCCGGCTCACCGCTCGGCTCCCAGACCAGGTTCCCGATCCGTACGGCGCAGGTCAGCAGGATCATCTGGCTCTTCATCGGCTGCGGTCTCGGCCTGCTGTTCGCCGCGATCGTGGTCAGGCTGGTGCGGCGGGTGCGCGCGGGAGCGCGTGCCGAGCGTCACGATGACGACGACCCGACGGCCTCGGCGTCCGCCGAGGCCCACGCCCCGATGGAGCCACGATGA